The Primulina tabacum isolate GXHZ01 chromosome 16, ASM2559414v2, whole genome shotgun sequence genome window below encodes:
- the LOC142528609 gene encoding protein ROLLING AND ERECT LEAF 2-like isoform X1, translating into MGCAESKIENEEAVLRCRDRKQFMKQAVIARNKFAAAHSAHAMSLKNSGASLSDFAHGEVVFPSSAAVDPSAASSSGASATPHPIPYDNFLVPPPPLPPSFSTAAPLQRASTMPEFSIPLPVNKHSDPIIEEVNDEEDDKESESSHSLRQRSSKSGRRGVLSSPEVIAGEVMHQPLEHEGHEQQQQQPIPPPVNKGMSRWDYFFSMEHVPGPTLAEVEENHVAQEEIERKMVNESAKRSEMDRGKKGETVDVMEKVSEFPPHLPPPEEALTTTKVVKKGKQVVVLPPGKKNSGGSNLNLVQIFADMDDCFLKASESAHEVSRMLEATRLHYHSNFADKRAGHINHSERVMRVITWNRSFKGLPNENDGTEDFDSEEQETHATVLDKMLAWEKKLYDEVKAGEQMKLEYQKKVKRLNKLKQHGSNLEALERMKAAVSHLHTRYIVDMQSMDSTVSEINRLRDEQLYPKLVALVDGMAAMWETMRSQHERKSEIVQALRLLGDSQSPKETSDHHFERTHELVGVIREWHSNIDELMTQQREYIKAINSWLNLNLIPIDTNLNEKVSSPGRYQNPPILKLVQTWNGYLDKSHDQAAKAAIMNFAATMETIWLYQKDEMDFRKRCADSRKDLVRKKQDFENWYNKYMQKRTPPDEMDPDRTQDKDLYAERKLIVESAEHKLENEEEAYLKHCVQVRQKSLNSLKSQLPALFQALSDFSLACSDMYDNLRSIAQRQNRNEA; encoded by the exons ATGGGCTGCGCTGAATCAAAGATCGAGAACGAGGAAGCTGTGCTTCGATGCAGAGATCGTAAGCAATTCATGAAGCAGGCGGTGATCGCGCGGAACAAGTTCGCCGCTGCGCATTCAGCTCACGCCATGTCGTTGAAAAACTCCGGCGCGTCCCTCAGCGACTTTGCTCACGGAGAAGTTGTTTTTCCGTCCTCCGCCGCAGTTGACCCTTCGGCAGCATCGTCCAGTGGTGCCAGCGCCACTCCACACCCTATCCCGTACGATAACTTCCTTGTTCCTCCACCTCCCCTCCCCCCGTCATTTAGCACCGCCGCTCCTCTCCAACGTGCTAGTACCATGCCTGAGTTTTCGATTCCCCTGCCGGTGAATAAGCATTCCGATCCCATCATCGAGGAAGTAAATGATGAAGAGGATGATAAGGAAAGTGAAAGCAGTCATAGCTTGAGGCAACGGAGCAGCAAGAGTGGGAGAAGAGGAGTCCTTTCGTCTCCCGAGGTTATTGCTGGTGAGGTTATGCATCAGCCGCTGGAACATGAAGGTCAtgaacagcagcagcagcagccgaTTCCTCCTCCAGTTAATAAGGGGATGTCTCGGTGGGATTACTTCTTCTCAATGGAACACGTACCAGGTCCCACACTAGCAGAGGTGGAGGAGAATCACGTAGCGCAGGAAGAGATCGAACGAAAGATGGTCAACGAGAGCGCTAAACGAAGTGAAATGGATCGGGGAAAGAAAGGGGAGACGGTGGATGTGATGGAGAAGGTGAGTGAGTTTCCCCCGCATCTGCCACCGCCAGAAGAAGCACTGACTACAACGAAGGTTGTGAAGAAAGGGAAACAGGTGGTTGTTCTACCGCCAGGGAAAAAGAACAGCGGTGGGAGTAATTTGAACCTGGTGCAGATATTTGCTGATATGGATGATTGTTTCCTCAAGGCTTCAGAGAGTGCTCATGAGGTTTCTAGAATGCTGGAGGCAACTCGCTTGCATTACCATTCAAATTTTGCTGACAAGAgag CAGGTCATATTAATCATTCGGAGAGGGTCATGCGTGTCATCACATGGAATAGGTCATTCAAAGGTTTGCCCAACGAAAATGATGGTACAGAAGATTTTGACTCAGAAGAGCAAGAAACACATGCGACAGTTTTGGACAAAATGCTGGCATGGGAGAAAAAGCTTTATGATGAAGTGAAG GCAGGTGAGCAGATGAAACTCGAATATCAGAAAAAGGTTAAGCGGCTAAACAAGCTGAAGCAACATGGTTCGAACTTGGAAGCATTAGAGAGAATGAAAGCAGCTGTCAGCCATCTGCACACAAGATACATTGTTGACATGCAATCCATGGACTCCACTGTCTCCGAAATTAATCGCTTACGTGATGAACAGCTCTATCCCAAACTCGTCGCCCTTGTTGATGG GATGGCAGCAATGTGGGAGACGATGAGATCACAGCATGAAAGGAAATCCGAGATTGTACAAGCTTTAAGATTGCTTGGTGACTCACAATCTCCTAAAGAAACTAGTGACCACCACTTTGAGCGGACACACGAGTTAGTAGGTGTTATTCGAGAGTGGCATTCAAATATCGACGAATTGATGACCCAACAAAGAGAATACATTAAAGCTATCAACAGTTGGTTGAATCTAAACCTTATCCCCATCGACACAAACTTGAATGAGAAAGTCTCATCTCCTGGTCGATATCAAAATCCACCGATTCTGAAGCTTGTCCAAACGTGGAACGGTTATCTCGATAAATCTCATGACCAAGCAGCAAAAGCCGCCATTATGAATTTTGCTGCCACGATGGAAACCATATGGCTATACCAAAAAGATGAGATGGATTTTCGGAAAAGATGTGCAGATTCTAGGAAAGACCTTGTAAGAAAGAAGCAGGATTTTGAGAATTGGTATAACAAGTATATGCAGAAGAGAACACCCCCGGATGAAATGGATCCGGACAGGACGCAGGACAAAGATCTCTATGCTGAACGTAAATTAATTGTGGAATCGGCGGAACATAAATTAGAAAACGAAGAGGAAGCTTACTTGAAGCATTGTGTTCAAGTTAGACAGAAATCTCTGAATAGTCTGAAAAGCCAACTGCCTGCACTTTTTCAGGCACTGTCCGATTTTTCTCTCGCTTGCTCGGATATGTACGATAACTTGAGGTCCATCGCGCAGCGGCAGAACAGGAACGAGGCGTGA
- the LOC142528609 gene encoding protein ROLLING AND ERECT LEAF 2-like isoform X2, with product MGCAESKIENEEAVLRCRDRKQFMKQAVIARNKFAAAHSAHAMSLKNSGASLSDFAHGEVVFPSSAAVDPSAASSSGASATPHPIPYDNFLVPPPPLPPSFSTAAPLQRASTMPEFSIPLPVNKHSDPIIEEVNDEEDDKESESSHSLRQRSSKSGRRGVLSSPEVIAGEVMHQPLEHEGHEQQQQQPIPPPVNKGMSRWDYFFSMEHVPGPTLAEVEENHVAQEEIERKMVNESAKRSEMDRGKKGETVDVMEKVSEFPPHLPPPEEALTTTKVVKKGKQVVVLPPGKKNSGGSNLNLVQIFADMDDCFLKASESAHEVSRMLEATRLHYHSNFADKRGHINHSERVMRVITWNRSFKGLPNENDGTEDFDSEEQETHATVLDKMLAWEKKLYDEVKAGEQMKLEYQKKVKRLNKLKQHGSNLEALERMKAAVSHLHTRYIVDMQSMDSTVSEINRLRDEQLYPKLVALVDGMAAMWETMRSQHERKSEIVQALRLLGDSQSPKETSDHHFERTHELVGVIREWHSNIDELMTQQREYIKAINSWLNLNLIPIDTNLNEKVSSPGRYQNPPILKLVQTWNGYLDKSHDQAAKAAIMNFAATMETIWLYQKDEMDFRKRCADSRKDLVRKKQDFENWYNKYMQKRTPPDEMDPDRTQDKDLYAERKLIVESAEHKLENEEEAYLKHCVQVRQKSLNSLKSQLPALFQALSDFSLACSDMYDNLRSIAQRQNRNEA from the exons ATGGGCTGCGCTGAATCAAAGATCGAGAACGAGGAAGCTGTGCTTCGATGCAGAGATCGTAAGCAATTCATGAAGCAGGCGGTGATCGCGCGGAACAAGTTCGCCGCTGCGCATTCAGCTCACGCCATGTCGTTGAAAAACTCCGGCGCGTCCCTCAGCGACTTTGCTCACGGAGAAGTTGTTTTTCCGTCCTCCGCCGCAGTTGACCCTTCGGCAGCATCGTCCAGTGGTGCCAGCGCCACTCCACACCCTATCCCGTACGATAACTTCCTTGTTCCTCCACCTCCCCTCCCCCCGTCATTTAGCACCGCCGCTCCTCTCCAACGTGCTAGTACCATGCCTGAGTTTTCGATTCCCCTGCCGGTGAATAAGCATTCCGATCCCATCATCGAGGAAGTAAATGATGAAGAGGATGATAAGGAAAGTGAAAGCAGTCATAGCTTGAGGCAACGGAGCAGCAAGAGTGGGAGAAGAGGAGTCCTTTCGTCTCCCGAGGTTATTGCTGGTGAGGTTATGCATCAGCCGCTGGAACATGAAGGTCAtgaacagcagcagcagcagccgaTTCCTCCTCCAGTTAATAAGGGGATGTCTCGGTGGGATTACTTCTTCTCAATGGAACACGTACCAGGTCCCACACTAGCAGAGGTGGAGGAGAATCACGTAGCGCAGGAAGAGATCGAACGAAAGATGGTCAACGAGAGCGCTAAACGAAGTGAAATGGATCGGGGAAAGAAAGGGGAGACGGTGGATGTGATGGAGAAGGTGAGTGAGTTTCCCCCGCATCTGCCACCGCCAGAAGAAGCACTGACTACAACGAAGGTTGTGAAGAAAGGGAAACAGGTGGTTGTTCTACCGCCAGGGAAAAAGAACAGCGGTGGGAGTAATTTGAACCTGGTGCAGATATTTGCTGATATGGATGATTGTTTCCTCAAGGCTTCAGAGAGTGCTCATGAGGTTTCTAGAATGCTGGAGGCAACTCGCTTGCATTACCATTCAAATTTTGCTGACAAGAgag GTCATATTAATCATTCGGAGAGGGTCATGCGTGTCATCACATGGAATAGGTCATTCAAAGGTTTGCCCAACGAAAATGATGGTACAGAAGATTTTGACTCAGAAGAGCAAGAAACACATGCGACAGTTTTGGACAAAATGCTGGCATGGGAGAAAAAGCTTTATGATGAAGTGAAG GCAGGTGAGCAGATGAAACTCGAATATCAGAAAAAGGTTAAGCGGCTAAACAAGCTGAAGCAACATGGTTCGAACTTGGAAGCATTAGAGAGAATGAAAGCAGCTGTCAGCCATCTGCACACAAGATACATTGTTGACATGCAATCCATGGACTCCACTGTCTCCGAAATTAATCGCTTACGTGATGAACAGCTCTATCCCAAACTCGTCGCCCTTGTTGATGG GATGGCAGCAATGTGGGAGACGATGAGATCACAGCATGAAAGGAAATCCGAGATTGTACAAGCTTTAAGATTGCTTGGTGACTCACAATCTCCTAAAGAAACTAGTGACCACCACTTTGAGCGGACACACGAGTTAGTAGGTGTTATTCGAGAGTGGCATTCAAATATCGACGAATTGATGACCCAACAAAGAGAATACATTAAAGCTATCAACAGTTGGTTGAATCTAAACCTTATCCCCATCGACACAAACTTGAATGAGAAAGTCTCATCTCCTGGTCGATATCAAAATCCACCGATTCTGAAGCTTGTCCAAACGTGGAACGGTTATCTCGATAAATCTCATGACCAAGCAGCAAAAGCCGCCATTATGAATTTTGCTGCCACGATGGAAACCATATGGCTATACCAAAAAGATGAGATGGATTTTCGGAAAAGATGTGCAGATTCTAGGAAAGACCTTGTAAGAAAGAAGCAGGATTTTGAGAATTGGTATAACAAGTATATGCAGAAGAGAACACCCCCGGATGAAATGGATCCGGACAGGACGCAGGACAAAGATCTCTATGCTGAACGTAAATTAATTGTGGAATCGGCGGAACATAAATTAGAAAACGAAGAGGAAGCTTACTTGAAGCATTGTGTTCAAGTTAGACAGAAATCTCTGAATAGTCTGAAAAGCCAACTGCCTGCACTTTTTCAGGCACTGTCCGATTTTTCTCTCGCTTGCTCGGATATGTACGATAACTTGAGGTCCATCGCGCAGCGGCAGAACAGGAACGAGGCGTGA
- the LOC142530158 gene encoding uncharacterized protein LOC142530158 isoform X2 translates to MAESKHDDMSLFHQPLLSESHPQSSQYVEVLPPCPPAYHRGLLRKSCRFGIISCSVVFIFLVAALVLLWPSKPKLSIVHLSLNGLSFHAVPEISLDVKLNLTVRVRNRDFYSIDYDWVNVTIGYRGQNLGNATSEGGRVEARSSSYVNATLDLDAVKILSNVVLLVEDVAEGEITFDTESKIGGKLRLSFLDLPLKATISCEVVANTSNQTINSQNCYPEPAPE, encoded by the exons ATGGCGGAATCGAAACACGACGATATGTCGTTGTTCCACCAGCCTCTCCTCTCCGAGAGCCATCCCCAATCATCCCAATACGTCGAAGTACTGCCTCCATGCCCTCCGGCATACCACCGAGGTCTCCTCCGTAAATCATGCCGCTTCGGTATAATCTCCTGCTCCGTCGTATTCATCTTCCTCGTCGCTGCCTTGGTCCTCCTGTGGCCGTCCAAACCCAAGCTCTCCATTGTCCACCTTAGCCTCAATGGCCTCAGCTTCCATGCGGTCCCCGAAATCTCACTCGACGTGAAGCTGAACCTCACCGTTCGAGTCAGGAACCGGGATTTCTACTCCATCGACTACGATTGGGTGAATGTCACCATCGGGTACCGGGGACAGAACCTGGGGAATGCGACTTCGGAGGGCGGACGAGTAGAGGCACGTAGCTCTTCGTACGTGAACGCCACGCTCGATCTGGACGCGGTGAAGATTTTGAGCAATGTGGTTCTGTTGGTGGAGGATGTGGCGGAAGGTGAGATCACTTTCGACACAGAATCGAAGATTGGCGGAAAGCTCAGACTTTCCTTCCTTGACTTGCCTCTCAAG GCGACAATATCGTGCGAAGTCGTTGCAAATACGAGCAACCAAACAATTAATTCGCAGAATTGCTATCCTGAG CCTGCACCGGAATGA
- the LOC142530158 gene encoding uncharacterized protein LOC142530158 isoform X4, with protein sequence MAESKHDDMSLFHQPLLSESHPQSSQYVEVLPPCPPAYHRGLLRKSCRFGIISCSVVFIFLVAALVLLWPSKPKLSIVHLSLNGLSFHAVPEISLDVKLNLTVRVRNRDFYSIDYDWVNVTIGYRGQNLGNATSEGGRVEARSSSYVNATLDLDAVKILSNVVLLVEDVAEGEITFDTESKIGGKLRLSFLDLPLKATISCEVVANTSNQTINSQNCYPE encoded by the exons ATGGCGGAATCGAAACACGACGATATGTCGTTGTTCCACCAGCCTCTCCTCTCCGAGAGCCATCCCCAATCATCCCAATACGTCGAAGTACTGCCTCCATGCCCTCCGGCATACCACCGAGGTCTCCTCCGTAAATCATGCCGCTTCGGTATAATCTCCTGCTCCGTCGTATTCATCTTCCTCGTCGCTGCCTTGGTCCTCCTGTGGCCGTCCAAACCCAAGCTCTCCATTGTCCACCTTAGCCTCAATGGCCTCAGCTTCCATGCGGTCCCCGAAATCTCACTCGACGTGAAGCTGAACCTCACCGTTCGAGTCAGGAACCGGGATTTCTACTCCATCGACTACGATTGGGTGAATGTCACCATCGGGTACCGGGGACAGAACCTGGGGAATGCGACTTCGGAGGGCGGACGAGTAGAGGCACGTAGCTCTTCGTACGTGAACGCCACGCTCGATCTGGACGCGGTGAAGATTTTGAGCAATGTGGTTCTGTTGGTGGAGGATGTGGCGGAAGGTGAGATCACTTTCGACACAGAATCGAAGATTGGCGGAAAGCTCAGACTTTCCTTCCTTGACTTGCCTCTCAAG GCGACAATATCGTGCGAAGTCGTTGCAAATACGAGCAACCAAACAATTAATTCGCAGAATTGCTATCCTGAG TAA
- the LOC142530158 gene encoding uncharacterized protein LOC142530158 isoform X3: MAESKHDDMSLFHQPLLSESHPQSSQYVEVLPPCPPAYHRGLLRKSCRFGIISCSVVFIFLVAALVLLWPSKPKLSIVHLSLNGLSFHAVPEISLDVKLNLTVRVRNRDFYSIDYDWVNVTIGYRGQNLGNATSEGGRVEARSSSYVNATLDLDAVKILSNVVLLVEDVAEGEITFDTESKIGGKLRLSFLDLPLKATISCEVVANTSNQTINSQNCYPEP; encoded by the exons ATGGCGGAATCGAAACACGACGATATGTCGTTGTTCCACCAGCCTCTCCTCTCCGAGAGCCATCCCCAATCATCCCAATACGTCGAAGTACTGCCTCCATGCCCTCCGGCATACCACCGAGGTCTCCTCCGTAAATCATGCCGCTTCGGTATAATCTCCTGCTCCGTCGTATTCATCTTCCTCGTCGCTGCCTTGGTCCTCCTGTGGCCGTCCAAACCCAAGCTCTCCATTGTCCACCTTAGCCTCAATGGCCTCAGCTTCCATGCGGTCCCCGAAATCTCACTCGACGTGAAGCTGAACCTCACCGTTCGAGTCAGGAACCGGGATTTCTACTCCATCGACTACGATTGGGTGAATGTCACCATCGGGTACCGGGGACAGAACCTGGGGAATGCGACTTCGGAGGGCGGACGAGTAGAGGCACGTAGCTCTTCGTACGTGAACGCCACGCTCGATCTGGACGCGGTGAAGATTTTGAGCAATGTGGTTCTGTTGGTGGAGGATGTGGCGGAAGGTGAGATCACTTTCGACACAGAATCGAAGATTGGCGGAAAGCTCAGACTTTCCTTCCTTGACTTGCCTCTCAAG GCGACAATATCGTGCGAAGTCGTTGCAAATACGAGCAACCAAACAATTAATTCGCAGAATTGCTATCCTGAG CCTTAG
- the LOC142530158 gene encoding uncharacterized protein LOC142530158 isoform X1 has product MAESKHDDMSLFHQPLLSESHPQSSQYVEVLPPCPPAYHRGLLRKSCRFGIISCSVVFIFLVAALVLLWPSKPKLSIVHLSLNGLSFHAVPEISLDVKLNLTVRVRNRDFYSIDYDWVNVTIGYRGQNLGNATSEGGRVEARSSSYVNATLDLDAVKILSNVVLLVEDVAEGEITFDTESKIGGKLRLSFLDLPLKATISCEVVANTSNQTINSQNCYPEVDRLQLFTGFIMFPLIILLLGQM; this is encoded by the exons ATGGCGGAATCGAAACACGACGATATGTCGTTGTTCCACCAGCCTCTCCTCTCCGAGAGCCATCCCCAATCATCCCAATACGTCGAAGTACTGCCTCCATGCCCTCCGGCATACCACCGAGGTCTCCTCCGTAAATCATGCCGCTTCGGTATAATCTCCTGCTCCGTCGTATTCATCTTCCTCGTCGCTGCCTTGGTCCTCCTGTGGCCGTCCAAACCCAAGCTCTCCATTGTCCACCTTAGCCTCAATGGCCTCAGCTTCCATGCGGTCCCCGAAATCTCACTCGACGTGAAGCTGAACCTCACCGTTCGAGTCAGGAACCGGGATTTCTACTCCATCGACTACGATTGGGTGAATGTCACCATCGGGTACCGGGGACAGAACCTGGGGAATGCGACTTCGGAGGGCGGACGAGTAGAGGCACGTAGCTCTTCGTACGTGAACGCCACGCTCGATCTGGACGCGGTGAAGATTTTGAGCAATGTGGTTCTGTTGGTGGAGGATGTGGCGGAAGGTGAGATCACTTTCGACACAGAATCGAAGATTGGCGGAAAGCTCAGACTTTCCTTCCTTGACTTGCCTCTCAAG GCGACAATATCGTGCGAAGTCGTTGCAAATACGAGCAACCAAACAATTAATTCGCAGAATTGCTATCCTGAGGTAGATCGACTTCAGCTCTTTACTGGTTTCATAATGTTCCCATTGATCATCCTATTGTTGGGGCAAATGTAG
- the LOC142529098 gene encoding transcription repressor OFP14-like, whose protein sequence is MPTQIQKSFQEYLSKIKISNKQIQLRLKSSRHTKTLSFGSDGEGGRNDAAKFSGVDQFLFENFSSLYQLEEHDQEEEDALKGEMESFAFDSPKLIGTPPPENLCGSARFFVAAGSSSSLITDEAFSSSTSAFTTDSSAPERAERNVAEEELEAAHGDFIAILTCSPSPYEDFRSSMQEMVEARLEQEGKVDWGFMEELLFCYLDLNHKSSYKFILHAFVDLVVVLRGDSGRIPASRLPLSGGGGSRRRMKGEK, encoded by the coding sequence aTGCCTACGCaaatccaaaaatcatttcaagaatacctctcaaaaatcaaaaTCTCCAACAAACAAATCCAATTGCGGCTGAAGAGCAGTAGACATACCAAGACGTTGTCGTTTGGATCCGACGGGGAAGGGGGACGAAACGACGCCGCTAAGTTCTCCGGGGTCGATCAGTTCTTGTTCGAGAATTTCAGCTCGCTGTACCAGCTGGAGGAGCATGatcaagaagaagaagatgccTTGAAGGGTGAAATGGAGTCGTTTGCCTTCGATTCCCCGAAGCTAATCGGAACGCCGCCGCCGGAAAATCTATGCGGCTCGGCTAGGTTCTTTGTGGCTGCCGGCTCGTCCAGCTCGCTGATCACGGATGAAGCGTTTTCTTCGTCAACCTCCGCCTTTACGACggactcctccgcgccggagaGAGCGGAGCGGAATGTTGCCGAGGAGGAACTGGAAGCGGCGCATGGGGATTTCATCGCCATCCTGACGTGTTCTCCGAGTCCGTACGAGGACTTCCGCAGTTCGATGCAGGAGATGGTGGAGGCGCGTCTAGAGCAAGAAGGGAAAGTGGACTGGGGATTCATGGAGGAGCTGTTGTTTTGCTATTTGGATTTGAATCACAAGAGCTCGTACAAGTTCATTCTGCACGCATTCGTCGACTTGGTCGTAGTCTTGCGTGGTGATTCCGGGAGGATTCCGGCGAGCCGCCTGCCTTTGAGCGGCGGAGGTGGCAGCAGAAGACGGATGAAAGGCGAGAAGTAA